The following DNA comes from Triticum aestivum cultivar Chinese Spring chromosome 3D, IWGSC CS RefSeq v2.1, whole genome shotgun sequence.
NNNNNNNNNNNNNNNNNNNNNNNNNNNNNNNNNNNNNNNNNNNNNNNNNNNNNNNNNNNNNNNNNNNNNNNNNNNNNNNNNNNNNNNNNNNNNNNNNNNNNNNNNNNNNNNNNNNNNNNNNNNNNNNNNNNNNNNNNNNNNNNNNNNNNNNNNNNNNNNNNNNNNNNNNNNNNNNNNNNNNNNNNNNNNNNNNNNNNNNNNNNNNNNNNNNNNNNNNNNNNNNNGGGCGGCGCTCCGGCCGCAGCCCCGCTCGCGCGACGCGCACGGCCGACTGCCCGTGCCCGCGCTCACGGCCGCCCATGCGCGCCCCAAGCCGTCCTCGCTGTGCCGCGCGATGCCCTCCGCCGTCCGCCGTGGCTACCCCTCCCCGGCACTGGCCGCAACTCCCCTGAACTGCTAGCTCCGGCCACGGTCTTGCCCTTTGCCGTGTGCAAGCACGCGTGCACGGCGCGGTGGCCGGCTCGTGCCACTGACAATGGCCCCCACCCGTAATTACTTTGGTTTAATTAAGACTGCATAGTTAATTAACCTAACTGGACACTGTCAGGTGGGTCCCCCACCACTTAATCAACCTCATGTTGAATTAAACCACTAGTTAAAAATTGTTAactatgacatgtggcccccactctaataaaatgtttttataaatagtTAAATTGTTAATAAAAACTGTTAACTAAGTTGTGTCAATGACAGCAGGACCCACCTGTaagcttgacccagtcaacggccctgttgactgctgacatcatgctgatgtcataaccCTGTTTTCCATTTATTTAAATCTGTTATTTCCAAATAactgtttaaaactttgaaaattcatataaaataaaccgtagctcggatcgaaaaactttgtacatgaaagttgctcagaacgacgagacgaatccgaacacgCGGTCTGTTTACCTgccagatgcctctaactatctgaacatggaactttcccccttcggtcatctctctgacataggtccggaaccgggaaaacattcccggttgaattcccccttcacctatattgtgtagccatacgttaggtcatacccggcacagcatattgccacgttatgctttgtgatgctatgtttgctttatatttactgtttcttccccctcttctctccggtagaccccgggactggtgctgcccctgtgatcgactacgatgacgacgacgacccttcttcctttcattggtgcttccaggcaagccccccccctttggtcATCCCgttatcgcccattccattctctcatgcttgcattagattttgctagtgttattgtttgctcctattctgatgcatagcctgcttttgtaacctgctcattgttacctacctgcttatcctaaactgcttagtataggttggttagtgatccatcagtgacccccaccttgtccttgttgcccctgcttcatcattgaagacccgatcaacgggatcgaagaccaggccccggcaccgcacatcactttccccttagttgctcgacactactgggttactatcgagtgccgagggtgagacctctacaacacttctgatgttaaccctgtagtgtagctattcggtcgtggtcactgggggtgattccgccttaaccacttccgatacgactctgtcgtgcaacccctcaagtgtgaacctcgggggtggttcctcttacgttcaccttgatgattacatcgagtggaatccgtcaagggtgattcctcaggttttccccttggtgttagacacacagttactatggttactatgactctACACTGAACcgtgttactaaagacgggtcggccctgaggggtacccgtgtgagcttaattgcgagtgatgtggagtcgggttgacctggagggtgcctgcgagataattacgaggcgtggccgggcattcctagcccttgccgcaagtcctcgagacggggcaacggggtcacatctttcgtgagtctctgcttgttaccgcgtgttcctaatccactacgatttggatatttgatccgaggggcctctggcctgatagcactaaccatcacgtgggcatagtatgggcgttctgcgtcgtatgcatcagccgaagcttaatagacgtcatgcgactgagcggcgcgcgccgggttggactggtaagctcccgccttttttaaggaggtagctaggtctgctcaccggccgcccacgcaacgtgcaggagttcccggggcgatggcccatgacccctgggggcataggtttagtccggcgtgcttgacctctctattaagcctaggtcgggttgcggcgtattgtttggccgaggccgggcatgacccaggaaagtgtgtccggccggagttaatcgagcgtggtgggtaagttggtgcacccctgcagggaagaaaacatctatcgatagcctgtcctacggtaacggacacttggagttgtatcccgatcgatacaactagaactggatacttgagatgagacttggatatgagatgataactggatagtatggctctgggattgctttctcgcagggagtcgagaaaggatctctggccgaggttgataacacttctactactttactttatgctactctactccctcctgttgctgcaagatggtggtttccagaagatgctagtcttcgataggctaggctttcctcttctcttctggcattctgtagttcagtccacatatactacccttttcattgacaccgatgcatatgtagtgtagatccttgcttgcgagtactttggatgagtactcatggttgctttgctcccccttttgcccctttcttctcctttcctgttgatgcaaccagatgtcggagcccaggagccagatgccaccgccgatgcctgctactacgtggagaccgctgacgaccaggagtagttaggaggctcccaggcaggaggccttgcctcttcgatcgtgttgctttgtgctagccttcttaaggcaaacttgtctaacttatgtctgtactcagatattgttgcttccgctgactcttgtgtattcgagccctcgaggcccctggcttgtaatataaagcttgtattattttaatttgtgtctagagttgtgttgtgatatcttcccgtgagtccttgatcttgatcgtacacatttgcgtgtatgattagtgtacgattgaatcgagggcgtcacagtcatcaaaatgaagtactacgcgcatgctcataggggaatagattggtaggaaaagaccatcgctcgtacccgaccgccactcataaggaagacaatcaataaatacctcatgctccaacttcgttacataacggttcaccatacatgcatgctacgggagtcacaaactttaacaccagtatttctacaattcacaattactcactagcatgactctaatatcaccatcctcatatctcaaaacaatcataaggaatcaaacttctcatagtattcaatgcactttatatgaaagtttttattatatccctcttggatgcccatcatattaggactaaatttataaccaaagcaaattaccatgctgtttagagactctcaaaataatataagtgaagcatgagagttgaacaatttctataaaataaaaccatcgtcgtgctttaaaaagatataagtgaagcactagagcaaaattgcttagctcaaaagatatcagtgaagcacataaagtattctaataaatcatgattcatgcgtgtccctctcaaaaggtgtgtacaacaaggatgattgtggcaaactaaaaagcaaagactcatatcatacaagacgctccaagcaaaacacatatcatgtggtgaataaaaatatagcctcaagtaaagttaccgatagacaaagatgaaagaggggatgccttttggggcatccccaagcataggctcttggttgtccttgaatattaccttgggggtgccttgggcatccccaagcttaggctcttgccactccttattccatagcccatcaaattcttacccaaaacatgaaaacttcacaacacaaaactccacagaaaatctcatgagattcgttagtataagaaaataaatcaccacttatggtactgttgtaaactcattctttatttatattggtgtaatatctactgtattccaacttttccatggttcatacccttcgatactacccatagattcatcaaaataagcaaacaacacaaagaaaaacagaatctgtcaaaaatagaacagtgtgtagcaatctgtaaacatagaatacttctgtaactccaaaaattctgaaaaatgagGACAACAGAGGCAATTTAAATATCAATCTTGTTCAAagagaatcagtattttatcacgcttctgtgagtTTTAACAATTCTGGGActaagcacaaaagtttctgtttttcagcaagatcaaatcaactaccaccgtaagtgctacttcttgagcttgcgttggtttttcccttgaagaggaaagggcgatgcatcaaagtagagataagtatttccctcagtttgagaaccaaggtatcaatccagtaggagacaacacacaaatcaccaatacctgcacaaacgatcaaacacttgcaccaaacgcgacaaaggggttgtcaatcccttcacggtcacttgcaaaagtgagatctgatagagataaataaaactaaacaaaagataaagtaaatatttttgggatttttggttgaaagatcggaaagtaaaatattggaaaatagtagataggaaacttatatgatggaaaatagacccgggggccataggtttcactagaggcttctctcaagatagcaaataatacggtgggtgaacaaattactgtcgaacaatcgatagaaaagtgcatagttatgacgatatctaaggcaatgattatgaaatataggcatcgcgtccatgtcaagtagaccgactcctgcctgcatctactactattactccacacatcgaccgactcctgcctgcatctagagtattaagctcatgaataacaaagtaacgctttaagtaagatgacatgatgtagaggaataaactcaagcaatatgatgtaaaccccatctttttatcctcgatggcaacaatacaacacgtgccttgctgcccctactgtcattgggaaaggaaaccgcaagattgaacccaaagctaagcacttctcccattgcaagaaaaaccaatcttgttggccaaaccaaaccgatagttcgaagagaattacaaagatatcaaatcacgcatataagaattcagagaagattcaaataatattcagagataagctgatcataaatccacaattcatcggatctcgacaaacacaccgcaaaagaagattacatcggatagatctccaagaaaatcgaggagaacatggtattgagaattaaagagagagggacagagagaaagccatctagctactagctatggacccgtaggtctgaggtaaactactcacgcttcattggaagggcaatagagttgacgtagataccctccatgatcgaatccccctccggcaggatgccggaaaaggccccaagatgggatctcacgggaacagaagtttgcggtggtggaaaagtgttttcgtggatgcttctggtggtttgggaatatatgtgaatttataggacgaagaagtaggtcagGGGGTGTTGGAGTATGCCACAAGGCAgtggggtgcccccctagggcgtgcccctgtgGCTTGTCTTCTACTCCAAGGTCTTTTGACTTGGATTCCAAGTCCCacaggtgtcttctagtccaagaaaaatcatcgcgaaggttttattccgtttggactctgtttggtattccttttctgcgaagctcaaaaacaaggaaaaaacagaaactggcactgggctctaggttaataggttagtcccaaaaataatataaaatagcatattaatgcatataaaacatcgaaaacagataatataatagcatggaacaataaaaaattatagatacattggagacatatcaagcatccccaagcttaattcctgctcgtcctcgagtaggtaaatgataaaaacggaattttcgatgtcgaatgctacctaacatatttatccatgtattttttctttattgtggcatgaacgttcagatccataagattcaatacGAAAGTtcagtattgacataaaaacaataatacttcaagcgtactaacaaggcaattatgtcttcttaaaataacatggccaaagaaagttatccctacaaaataatatactTTAGCTATGCTCcaccttcatcacacaaaatattcaaatcatgcacaaccccggtattggccaagcaattgtttcatactttagtattctcaaactttttcaactttcatgcaatacatgagcgtgagccatggacatagcactataggtggaatagaatatggtggttgtggagaagacaaaaagagggaggtagtctcacatcaactaggcgtattaacgggctatggagatgcccatcaatagatatcaatgtgagtgagtgtaacgccccgagaccgacgctccagacagcttccatgtttttcgttgtcgcagtgtgatttatttatttattgcattcatcattgcatcatccgcatttgttttcataaaacttgcatccgctcgtagttgccgcgacCCCCCTTGCGTTCGTTGACCATTCTGAGTCTAACCGGATTTTCGATGctctcttgtctgaccgtttgaccctctctgcacTACCACCGAGCCCCTCGTGTGCGCTTCCGAaactgtcccgaacccgaaccgttcagtcatcaccgttgcatacagatcatcccctaacatctacaaaacatctccgttttctcaattggacgctctagcctacttattctcgaccgcccgattacaaTCGGAGGGCCCAAATAGCCTCTAATCTAATCCCATGAGATATATATTGACCAACCCTAGAAATTAGGATCCTTGTCCCATCAgtcccatcccgccgccgccagcatctcccacctcgggatccctccagatccaccctctctccttccctcgtttTCCCCACCGGACCAATCCATCTCCCACCTCGACTCCGAGCGCCCCTGCAGCCTCCCGCGTCTGATCCAGGGAGAGCAGcaccctcccgagctcctccatGCCGTGCCCCTTCTCCAAGTCCCGCGCCTCTCCTCTAGCTCCCTGCCGTCGTCCCCAGCGAGCAGTTCTGCTAGCAGCCACCAGCAGGACAGCCACGCTcgcgcctctccttcctttccctttcttctcctgttgcctttccctctcatgctctcTCTCCCAGGTACGCCCGTGCAGGAGCCGCAAGGAGGAAGCCGCCATCGCCAAACTCTTGCCGTGCGCGCCTGGATCCGCCATCCCCGGCTCCTCCGCGCTCGATTCCCGTAGCTGCGCCAAGTCCTCGTCCCGCTCGTCTCCGACACCAGCGCCATCCGCCCCGGCAACCTCGACGTCGAGCTCAAGTAGGAACTGCTTCGCGCGCCCCTGTCCCCGCGAGCGTCTGAGGctgcgccctcctcctcgtccatcCCCTCCCCGTCGCCTGCATCTCCTCCGGCAGCGCCGCCGTGCCCGCACGTCTATGGCGAAGCTCCGGTGAGCCAAGCCGCGCCCGTGCCCCTGTTTcttccttccccttcaccttctatctctccctcacatctctctctctatctGCTCGTACAGGGAGCTCCGACGCCCTGGGGACCCGCGCCCCCGCCGGACCTcattcctccgcatccggccacgCCGGCGGCAaccctgcctccgccgcctcgccaagtTTCGCCGCCTGAACCTCCCTgcatcgccatggccgccggcctCTGTTTTCCCCGCTGTGAGCAACTTCCTCCATGAACGAAGCTTCGATCCTTTCCTAGATCCGTTCTGGCATGTAGAGGTTATTTCGAATTGCCACTATGTTTCCACCGCAAGCATATCAGCTAGCCCAGTGGCTAGCGCGGCCTCTATCCATTCGAGGGGTCTGGGGTTCGAGTCCCAGCCGCTCCTTTTTATGCTTAGTTTTTCCGGTTATTTTGCACTCCCACTTCTGCTTCGGGCCAGATCTGCTGCTGGGCTTGCACAGTGCGTTGCATTCGGCCCGTTGCTATTTTTTTTGGCGTGCTGCGAATTTCATATTATCCAGAGTagtgcagttttgcagaaaacccctcatgttcatgcattaataattaattaaccgtgcatcttttgtaaataatttatatatgaaagatgcttagaatttcatctagtttcataatttcaaactttcatgcatgtttaaaatgtttaaaatgctgtttgtttaaatttgctcgaataatatgttaaaatgatttatttcataactaaataaccgtagctcggattataataaactttatatgtaaatggggtagaaaaatgcctagtttaacttggtgcacttcattttgctgtttaacaacattaaaatatggttttaggcagaacggtaccaattccaaaatatgcatatgaggatttttcggaattgttatttgttgttccggcctcatttagcctaaatagttagtttccatatgcttcacctcttgccatggttaataacatttaatattgttgggtacataaacgagagagaactaaataattaaatgtggtgtttcgtcaatatgcaactcgttgcatactgagctccacttaatttgtagtgttgtttggtgcactttgccatgccatgcctcattaaaccggacatgtatcATATTTGTtattgcatcatgccatgtgtatgtggtggttgtttactatgttgtttgtttctttccgggttgcttctctcgttagcttcggtttcgttctggagttgtgaggattcgttcgactacgcccttttgtcttcttcatggactcgttcttcttccttgcgggatttcaggcaagatgaccataccctcggtatcacttctatctttgcttgctagttgttcgctctattgctttgccgcgctacctaccacttgttatatcatgcctcccatattgccatgtcaagcctctaacccacctttcctagcaaaccgttgtttggctatgttaccgcttttgctcagcccctcttatagcgttgctagttgcagatgaagatgaaggttgttccttgttggaacatggatattcttggggatatcacaatatctcttatttaattaatgcatctatatacttggtaaagggtggaaggctcggccttatgcctggtgttttgttccactcttgccgccctagtttccgtcataccggtgttatgttccttgattttgcgttccttacgcggttgggtgatttatgggacccccttgacagttcgctttgaataaaactcctccagcaaggcccaaccttggttttaccatttgcctacctaagcctttttcccttgggttctgcagactcaagggtcatctttattttaaaccccgggccagtgttcctctgagtgctggtccaaactagagccacttgcagcgccacctcggggaaactcgaggtctagttttagttgtacgtagtgttcatccggtgtgccctgagaacgagatatgtgcagctcctatcaggatttgtcggcacattcgggcggctttgctggtcttgttttaccattgtcgaaatgtcttgtaaccgggattccgagactgatcaggtcttcccgggagaaggtttatccttcgttgaccgtgagagcttataatgggctaagttgggacacccctgcagggtattatctttcgaaagccgtgcccgtggttatgtggcaga
Coding sequences within:
- the LOC123074908 gene encoding uncharacterized protein (The sequence of the model RefSeq protein was modified relative to this genomic sequence to represent the inferred CDS: added 92 bases not found in genome assembly), which gives rise to MADPGAHGKSLAMAASSLRLLHGRTWEREHERERQQEKKGKGRRGASVAVLLVAASRTARWGRRQGARGEARDLEKGHGMEELGRVLLSLDQTREAAGALGVEVGDGLVRWGKRGKERGWIWRDPAAASISHLGIHLHPIQPPPPFPCPTNLLWP